The stretch of DNA GCGGCACGGGGACGAGTCACGAGATACGAGATGACCGCGTGCGTGCGCCGGGCATCAAGCGCCAACCCTATCGTGCATCGCGGCACGTCCAGGCTTGGCAACTGGCGACGCCAGCGCCAGCCAGCTTTGATGATCGCCGAGCCGATAGATGCTGGCGACCAATCGCTTAAGCCATAAGCAAGCAAGCCGAGTTACGGGCTGGATTCGCCGCTCCTCCGTTCACACCATAATCATGGCCCCAAACATATTGCGTCAGCGTCAGCAGGAGCAGCCAGCACTTGCCATGCGCTCCTCCCATATCCACATCCCCCCGACGCGCATCTCCAACAACTGGCTGCAGCAGCTACAGGACGGCTGGCCGGGGACAcggtcgccgctgccgctgccgctgccgttgCCTTGTTCGGCGGTCGGCTGACTCCGCAATGCCGCGGCCCCGGAACGCATCGCTGAAGCCGTGCCCGTGCGTGCGCACTGGGCAATGGCATTGGGCGCAGTCGACCGCTCCAATGTTCAGCACGACTCCTCTGCTGCAGAATGTCCAACCTGAACAAGACTTCGCAAAGAACGTCGAGTCTGGCCAAACAAAGACAGTGCAACAGAGGAAAACAACTTTTACCTGCTGCTGTGCTGCAAAACCACATGCAAAAGATGACGAGCAAGGTACAGGCATCCTCCTCCCAGTCTGCACGTTTCCGGCACAGGCAGGATCTTGGCGATGGTCCTCGTCACCAACCTTTTTCCCAGTTTCTACCATGGCAGCATGGCTGATGGCTGCCCATTCAAAACCAAAGCTGCCGCTGCGCTTCCAAAGCTTACCACAGGTTTGCGGCGGTCAAGCCACGAGGTCAAGCGAATAAAGTCGGGTCAGCCGGGGTGAAACCAGCTTAAAGTTTGATGCCGTGGCATCGGGGGGCAGGGTGCTTTTCCTGCCTGTGACCCACCCAGGCATCCCATTTCTCGTCAATCCATCCCTTGCGTGTTGCTGGAATAATCAACCGGCACAGATTCTGATTGGGAATCACTTCACATCACAAGAAGGGTTTTGGCCAAGCTTGCTACAACTAAACAAGACGACGGCATCACAACTTCCGCTGCGGAAACGCCGGGCATCCGGAATAAGTCAGCGCTATAACGGACCAGTAGATTACTAGTCCACCATCCATATCGTACAGAACAAAATACAGCAAGTTACAAGATAAACACTTGCTACCAGACAAGCAGAACAAACAAGAAATGCTAGCTTGGCTAGTACTATCAGACTGATGACGACGTAGCGATTTGTGCCCTGCTGAGTGCTGATCCACATAGCACACGGTATCGCAAGTTGGGAGTGCATTAACTTATTCTTAAACCACAGCTAATCATGGTCCTGTTGTTGCTGGGACACGGGCAAACAAGTATTATTGCCACATGGTACAGGCCTGCCTGAAATTCGCTTTCAAATTTACATTGCTGACAGAACAATCCAATGGTTAAATACACTCGTACGTACACTTGCCCCATCAAATTTTACGGCTAGTCTACCAACAGCAGTGGCTCCGGCACTTGTGCTGCATAGTATAGTACTTACATGTTGTAGTGCTACAGCACGGCACAACTTGTTGGATGTGCTGCAGGAGATGAATGGAGCAACTAGATTACCGTATCATTTCGCAACAGTGATCTAACCCAGAATCGTGCATCTTTCTGTCAGTCCAACAGGGAGAAAGACCATGACGATCTAGCAGAAGAAATCAACTACACCAGGAAGAACTGAAAATTTGGTTGGCAGAAAGCCGAAATGCTCCCCATCAGATTGCACAAAGATATCACCACTATCTGTCACCTCTGCTACTTCGATAGACTGGACCCTGCAAAAGCATGTTATCACTTAGGTGAGGATGGATTGATAGCTACTAAAGAACAAATAAAAACAAGTCGCTGGTGCTGGTCTTTGTTTTAAAAGGCTTCAAAAGTTCAAACCACTAAGTAAGAACCAGTTCAGGAGGAAAAAGAAGTTGAGCATCCAATAAAATTATTTCCACGATTTGGACCTCTGCCAGATATTTTAACAATGAGGAAGGCTAACAAATGTATTTTTATTGTGATATGAACCTGTCAGATTATCTGACCTATAGGTTACAGCATATGTCAAATAAACTTAGGTATATAAGTAGCAGACTACCAGAGGGTATTAGTGCATGAAGCCAGAAGGTATTTTAACCCCTTACTATTAGGATTTCAACTTTCAAGAAAGTAATTAGACCTTTCCACTTCAGGATTTCCCAGCTGGGACCTCTTCAAGAAACTATCCCACTACCTTCCTTCGCAGCATAAAAAAGCAATGCTGCCCAAAGCACTTTGTGTCTCTTCAGTTAAGGTAAAAGCTTTCACAAGTCAAATCATGCAATCTAAGAGAACCATTTCATGTGTTTTTAGAGAAGACACCGAATTATTTCATTGCTGGTATGCTTGTTATGCTTGCTTCCTCAAAGGAAAGAGCCTTCATGATTAGATTCAAGGTTTATGTTTACCTTATTGACGACACACCATTCACTGACAGATGCGTGCCTCCATACAGCCTGTGTAGCTTCAGAAGAAAGTCGTACCATTTGAAATCTTTAAGAATAACAACCTATAATTTAACACAACTTAGAAATGCTACACTGTCTTGGTGACAAGCAACTTCAAACATAAATACTGATCATGTGAATTACCTCAAGGTTACCGCTAAAGGGATCGGCTGTTGGTGTTATCTTCATACCACCACCAAAGTACTTGGCATTTCCTATGCATAGAGCGGTTACTTTATGGACAGTTCTCCATTCTCCCCCATTTACCTATCATGTGCAGTTGTAGAGAGGTTGGGTTAGAGTGAGCAAAAGAATGCTTGAAAGCATGCAATTCTTCTTTCAAAAGAAACCAAAGATCAAAGCTCACCTTTATTCTCATATCTCGATTATTATGTCCCCAAAAGGCTCTTAAAGCTCCAAATACATAGCATAAGTTGCCAAATCTTTTGTACATAGAAGCAAAATAGCCTGCCTTAGCACTCCTGCAGGTATataatttttcttcttctcaaaTCATCCACTGAAGTCTGAATATATGTTTCGCATGGCTATGTTTCACTTACAAATGGATGTCAGCAACATTAACAAAGAAGTGTGGTTCTCTGTTTGGACCCTCCATCACACCTATGTCTAGTTTTGATTTTACTCCTGCAAAAGAGATTTATTTGTGATCTCAGATGTAGAGATTAAAAATCCATAAAGTAAACAGCCATCATATCACACGACCCAGCCCTTATTTGCACAAATGTTAAGATGAACAGGGGAACAGAGAAGTCATATAATTTCTATGTTTGACTGATGAGAAGTTTATTGTTTCTAAGAGTACTGCAATCAGTAATACAAGGCACATAATACTAGATCACTATGTTCTGTTTCCATACAACTGTTCATACTTCATCCATTAACAAAAAAGACATAGATAGCACTTCAAACACCATAAAAAAGAAAGTATCAAGAAAGAAACCTCTCACAATCCGATCAATCGTGTCACAAGGGTCATTCGTCCTGATTAAAAAACAACACCaattcacagaaaacagaggtTAACAAATAAACATGTCATATGTAGATCAAGCGAGAAAGGAAACAAACATACCAGCCAAATGTCCTTGCAAAATCTGAGCCAGTTCCAAGTGGAATAAGCTGTCAGAGAACAACAACGAACTTAGGGTGCGTTTGGTTGATGGACTAAGCCTAGCCTGGCTAGATttctaagcctgactagcccaAGCCAGGGTTGGACAAGCAATGAGTCCATGTTTGGTTGTGTGGCCTGACTAAGCTAGGCTAGAGTAAGATTTTGTTTGGTTTGTTGCATAAAGAGATGGTCTGCATCTGGCAATACAATAAGACTTGTTTGGTTGGCTGTGCAAGATCTGATGGAATCACCCACAACTGG from Panicum virgatum strain AP13 chromosome 9K, P.virgatum_v5, whole genome shotgun sequence encodes:
- the LOC120647482 gene encoding sphingoid long-chain bases kinase 2, mitochondrial-like isoform X4 encodes the protein MAAPATPRPSLILPRASSHSHSQPSADGLTSDRVTASNRRRGDFVFVVNPSGANGRTGKQWKQLLPHLRTRLADQCNVVNGFFWKGSPVRALDRGPDHSTALGLIPLGTGSDFARTFGWTNDPCDTIDRIVRGVKSKLDIGVMEGPNREPHFFVNVADIHLSAKAGYFASMYKRFGNLCYVFGALRAFWGHNNRDMRIKVNGGEWRTVHKVTALCIGNAKYFGGGMKITPTADPFSGNLEVVILKDFKWYDFLLKLHRLYGGTHLSVNGVSSIRVQSIEVAEVTDSGDIFVQSDGEHFGFLPTKFSVLPGVVDFFC
- the LOC120647482 gene encoding sphingoid long-chain bases kinase 2, mitochondrial-like isoform X3; amino-acid sequence: MAAPATPRPSLILPRASSHSHSQPSADGLTSDRVTASNRRRGDFVFVVNPSGANGRTGKQWKQLLPHLRTRLADQCNICECITSGPSHAIDVTREVVNGFFWKGSPVRALDRGPDHSTALGLIPLGTGSDFARTFGWTNDPCDTIDRIVRGVKSKLDIGVMEGPNREPHFFVNVADIHLSAKAGYFASMYKRFGNLCYVFGALRAFWGHNNRDMRIKVNGGEWRTVHKVTALCIGNAKYFGGGMKITPTADPFSGNLEVVILKDFKWYDFLLKLHRLYGGTHLSVNGVSSIRVQSIEVAEVTDSGDIFVQSDGEHFGFLPTKFSVLPGVVDFFC
- the LOC120647482 gene encoding sphingoid long-chain bases kinase 2, mitochondrial-like isoform X1, giving the protein MAAPATPRPSLILPRASSHSHSQPSADGLTSDRVTASNRRRGDFVFVVNPSGANGRTGKQWKQLLPHLRTRLADQCNICECITSGPSHAIDVTREAIKDGADAVIAVGGDGTLHEVVNGFFWKGSPVRALDRGPDHSTALGLIPLGTGSDFARTFGWTNDPCDTIDRIVRGVKSKLDIGVMEGPNREPHFFVNVADIHLSAKAGYFASMYKRFGNLCYVFGALRAFWGHNNRDMRIKVNGGEWRTVHKVTALCIGNAKYFGGGMKITPTADPFSGNLEVVILKDFKWYDFLLKLHRLYGGTHLSVNGVSSIRVQSIEVAEVTDSGDIFVQSDGEHFGFLPTKFSVLPGVVDFFC
- the LOC120647482 gene encoding sphingoid long-chain bases kinase 2, mitochondrial-like isoform X2 gives rise to the protein MAAPATPRPSLILPRASSHSHSQPSADGLTSDRVTASNRRRGDFVFVVNPSGANGRTGKQWKQLLPHLRTRLADQCNICECITSGPSHAIDVTREAIKDGADAVIAVGGDGTLHEVVNGFFWKGSPVRALDRGPDHSTALGLIPLGTGSDFARTFGWTNDPCDTIDRIVRGVKSKLDIGVMEGPNREPHFFVNVADIHLSAKAGYFASMYKRFGNLCYVFGALRAFWGHNNRDMRIKVNGGEWRTVHKVTALCIGNAKYFGGGMKITPTADPFSGNLELHRLYGGTHLSVNGVSSIRVQSIEVAEVTDSGDIFVQSDGEHFGFLPTKFSVLPGVVDFFC